In Pseudonocardia sp. C8, one genomic interval encodes:
- a CDS encoding enoyl-CoA hydratase-related protein, translating to MSDYEHLLVKQDGDTVRITMNRPARRNSLTEEHLRELLDAFESAGRSDATGIVLAGEGKAFSSGHDFGDVAGRDLARVRDLLRLCTTVMRTVQEVPQVVVARVHATAWAAGCQLVASCDLAVAAESATFALPGGKGGWFCHTPAVPVARNVGRKRLMELALTGDPIAAVTAAEWGLVNYAVPDAELDARVDELLARATRGSRLSKAVGKQTLYAQLDRPEADAYAIASEVMTSMSQSGGAREGMAAFLEKRAAQWPD from the coding sequence ATGTCCGACTACGAGCATCTGCTGGTCAAGCAGGACGGCGACACGGTCCGGATCACGATGAACCGGCCCGCACGCCGGAACTCGCTGACCGAGGAACACCTGCGCGAGCTGCTGGACGCCTTCGAGTCCGCGGGCCGCAGCGACGCGACCGGCATCGTGCTCGCCGGTGAGGGCAAGGCGTTCTCGTCCGGCCACGACTTCGGCGACGTCGCCGGCCGCGACCTCGCCCGCGTCCGCGACCTGCTCCGCCTCTGCACCACGGTGATGCGGACCGTGCAGGAGGTCCCGCAGGTGGTCGTCGCCCGGGTGCACGCCACCGCCTGGGCGGCCGGCTGCCAGCTCGTCGCGTCCTGCGACCTGGCCGTCGCCGCCGAGTCGGCGACGTTCGCCCTGCCCGGCGGCAAGGGCGGCTGGTTCTGCCACACCCCGGCCGTCCCGGTGGCCCGCAACGTCGGCCGCAAGCGGCTCATGGAGCTGGCGCTCACCGGCGACCCGATCGCCGCGGTCACGGCCGCCGAGTGGGGCCTGGTCAACTACGCCGTCCCGGACGCCGAGCTGGACGCCCGGGTCGACGAGCTGCTCGCCCGCGCCACCCGCGGCAGCCGGCTGTCCAAGGCGGTCGGCAAGCAGACCCTCTACGCGCAGCTCGACCGCCCCGAGGCCGACGCCTACGCCATCGCCTCCGAGGTCATGACCTCGATGTCGCAGTCCGGCGGCGCCCGCGAGGGCATGGCCGCGTTCCTGGAGAAGCGCGCCGCGCAGTGGCCCGACTAG
- a CDS encoding transporter substrate-binding domain-containing protein, whose translation MGDPGRLSRRGLLGAALALGGAALAGGCGRESSDPLARLRSGGDVVVGLSGERPFGYTDGSGRPTGESPEVARAVVAEIGGGGLIAVQVAFDQLIPDLLDGQFDVIAVGLTVTPLRCQQVAFSRPDYVASTALLVPAGNPLGVATLAGVRRAGATLGVLRGSAEQEFAYAAHIPADRIVTFDSQGALVRGVAAGEAQVGALTRIALLDEVRRNAGIGLEVTAGFTPEVGGRRVAGAGAFAFRPGDAAFRAEFDRGLTALQESGRWLEIARPFGFTEHNLPPRDLTIDELCARTPES comes from the coding sequence ATGGGGGATCCGGGCCGACTGAGCAGGCGGGGACTGCTCGGCGCCGCGCTGGCGCTGGGCGGTGCCGCGCTGGCCGGCGGCTGCGGCCGTGAGTCGTCCGATCCGCTGGCCCGGTTGCGCAGCGGCGGGGACGTCGTCGTCGGGCTCTCCGGGGAGCGCCCGTTCGGCTACACCGACGGGTCGGGCCGGCCGACCGGGGAGAGCCCCGAGGTGGCCCGCGCCGTCGTCGCCGAGATCGGCGGCGGCGGGCTGATCGCCGTCCAGGTCGCGTTCGACCAGCTCATCCCCGACCTGCTCGACGGCCAGTTCGACGTCATCGCGGTCGGGCTCACCGTGACCCCGCTGCGCTGCCAGCAGGTCGCCTTCTCCCGGCCGGACTACGTCGCCAGCACCGCGCTGCTCGTCCCGGCCGGGAACCCGCTCGGCGTGGCCACCCTGGCCGGGGTCCGGCGGGCCGGTGCGACGCTCGGGGTGCTCCGCGGATCGGCCGAGCAGGAGTTCGCGTACGCCGCGCACATCCCGGCGGACAGGATCGTCACGTTCGACTCGCAGGGCGCGCTCGTGCGCGGGGTGGCCGCGGGTGAGGCCCAGGTCGGCGCGCTGACCCGGATCGCGCTGCTCGACGAGGTCCGGCGCAACGCCGGCATAGGCCTGGAGGTCACCGCCGGGTTCACGCCCGAGGTCGGCGGGCGCCGGGTCGCCGGAGCCGGCGCGTTCGCGTTCCGGCCGGGCGACGCAGCGTTCCGCGCCGAGTTCGACCGCGGCCTGACCGCGCTGCAGGAGTCCGGACGCTGGCTGGAGATCGCCCGGCCGTTCGGGTTCACCGAGCACAACCTGCCGCCGCGCGACCTCACGATCGACGAGCTCTGCGCCCGCACCCCCGAGTCCTGA